Proteins from a single region of Paraburkholderia sp. ZP32-5:
- a CDS encoding haloacid dehalogenase type II codes for MEPIKAIAFDLYGTLFDVHSVAAQCDRQFAGRGREISMIWRQKQLEYTWLRTLMNRYVTFEQATRDALRYTCKHLALDLDESACQTLCDAYLRLQAFPEVPEALRQLRGLGLKLAVLSNGSPHTIGAVVGHAGLRAAFDHLLSVDPVRAYKPAEQAYGLAEQAFGTGRESILFVSSNGWDATGARYFGFPTCWINRAGNVFEEMGQTPDWQVRGLDEIVQLFSATA; via the coding sequence ATGGAGCCCATCAAGGCAATCGCGTTCGATCTCTACGGCACGCTGTTCGACGTGCACTCGGTGGCCGCGCAGTGCGATCGGCAATTTGCTGGACGCGGCCGCGAAATCAGCATGATCTGGCGACAGAAGCAGCTCGAATACACGTGGCTGCGTACGCTGATGAACCGCTACGTGACGTTCGAGCAGGCGACGCGGGATGCGTTGCGATATACGTGCAAGCACCTCGCGCTCGATCTGGATGAGAGCGCGTGTCAAACGCTTTGCGATGCGTACCTGCGTTTGCAAGCTTTTCCCGAAGTACCCGAAGCGCTGCGGCAACTGCGTGGGCTAGGGCTGAAGCTCGCGGTGCTGTCGAACGGTTCGCCGCATACGATCGGCGCGGTGGTGGGCCATGCGGGACTGCGCGCGGCATTCGACCATCTGCTCAGCGTCGATCCGGTGCGCGCATACAAGCCTGCCGAGCAGGCGTATGGGCTCGCCGAGCAGGCATTCGGCACGGGTCGCGAATCGATTCTGTTCGTGTCGTCAAATGGATGGGATGCGACCGGCGCACGCTATTTCGGTTTCCCAACTTGCTGGATCAATCGCGCCGGCAACGTGTTCGAAGAGATGGGTCAGACGCCGGACTGGCAGGTGCGCGGTCTCGACGAAATAGTGCAGTTGTTCAGCGCGACTGCGTAA